In the Brevundimonas sp. LM2 genome, GGTATTTGATCATCGCATACAGCGAGATCAGCCCGCCCATGCTGGAACCCGCGATCACGGTGTCGTCGCGGCCCGGCAGAGTGCGATAGGCCCCGTCGATCATCGGCTTCAGCTCCTCGACCAGGAAGCGCAGATAGCCGTCGGACAGGGGCTCGCCGCCATACATGCCCAGCAGGCTGGTCCGCACCTCGCCGGGCAGGGCGGCGATCAGGTCGGCGGGCACATATTCGCGCAGCCGCAGCGGCGTGTTCCACACGCCGACCACGATCGGCAGCCGAACCTGGCCGGTCTCGCCCAGACGCGTCAGATGCTCGTCGACGCCCCATTCGCCGAAATTGGCGCGCGCCGCGTCGAACAGGTTCTGCCCATCGTGCATGTAGAGGACCGGGTAGCGGCCGGGGCCTTCGTCATAGCCCGGCGGCAGCCAGACGGTGACGTTTCGGGGGGCGGCGTGGGCCGAGGTCACGTCCGTGTGTTCGACCAGCCGCCCGGACGCGGGGGCATCGGCGCGGGCCGAGCCGGCGAAGGGGGCGGCGGCCAGCAGGGCGAGCAGGGTGCGGCGGTCCATCCGCCTCAGCCCCTGACCGGTTCGCGGACCCGCAGGGCCGCGATCGCCGCGATGAAGAAGGACACCCCGCCGATGACCAGGGCCCAGATGGCCTGGCCGCTGAAAACGCTCTTCAGGATCAGGCCCAGCAGGGTGGCGGCGACGAGCTGCGGCACGACGATGAAGATGTTGAAGATGCCCATATAGACGCCCATCTTGCGCCCCGGCACCGCCCCCGACAGGATGGCGTAGGGCATCGACACGATCGAGGCCCAGGCGAAGCCGACGCCGATCATGGGGATCCACAGCAGCGCCGGATCCCGGATCAGGAACACCCCGATCAGGCCGAGACCGCCCAGGACCAGGTTGGTCGCATGGGCCCCGCGCCGGCCGATCCGCCGGGCCAGCACGGGGATCAGGAAGGCGGCCAGGGCGGCGACGCCGTTATAGACCCCCATCAGCACCCCGACCCAGTCCGCGCCCTCGCCATAGCCGACGGAGGTCGGGGCGGGGGCGTTGTAGTGGACCGCGGTCACCGCCGGGGTGGTGTAGATCCACATCGAGAACAGGGCGAACCAGCTGAAGAACTGGACGACCGCCAGACCGCGCATGGTCTCGGGCATGCGGAAGATATCGTCCACGATCTCGGACAGGCCGTTCGAGGCGCGGGCCCGGTGCATCAGGCCGACGGCGATCTGCAGCAGGCCGAACACGGCCAGCCCGCCGAACAGGACATAGAGCTCCTTCTCGACGCCGGCGATGGCGACGCCCGCGAAGCCGGCGGCTCCGACGGCCAGCCAGATCAGGCCGCCGACGAGATAGGCTCGGATCGACCGGGCCGGGCCCTGGTCGGGTCCGGCGGTCCCCGCCAGGGCGGAGGCGCGATCGAAGGCCTCGATCTGCTCGGGGCTGTATTCGCGCGTGGAGAAGACGGTCCACAGCACGGCGCTCAACAGGGAGGCCGCCCCGACGTAGAAGGCGATGCGGACGCTGTCGGGGACCACGCCCGCGGGTGCCGTCGAGGCCACGTCGAAGCCGTTCGACAGGACCCAGGGCAAGACCGAGGCGAAGACCGCGCCCGCTCCGATGAAGACGCTCTGCATCGCATAGCCGCTGGTGCGCTGATCCTCGTTCAGATTGTCGCCGACGAAGGCGCGGAACGGCTCCATCGTGATGTTGATGGCGGCGTCCATCACCCACAGCATGGCGGCGGCGAACCACAGGCTGGGCGAGTTGGGCATGGCGATCAGCGCCAGGGTGGTCAGCAGGGCCCCGAAGAGGAAATAGGGCCGGCGCCGCCCCAGCCGGCCCCAGGT is a window encoding:
- a CDS encoding alpha/beta hydrolase, which produces MDRRTLLALLAAAPFAGSARADAPASGRLVEHTDVTSAHAAPRNVTVWLPPGYDEGPGRYPVLYMHDGQNLFDAARANFGEWGVDEHLTRLGETGQVRLPIVVGVWNTPLRLREYVPADLIAALPGEVRTSLLGMYGGEPLSDGYLRFLVEELKPMIDGAYRTLPGRDDTVIAGSSMGGLISLYAMIKYPQVFGAAGCLSTHWPLRLERLEGDALERWRETVVQAWSGVIARGLPDPATHRLYMDRGDETLDAFYPFFQSRIDGVIRAAGWSPDRFRTLVFPGAEHNEKSWNSRLDVPLTFLLPPSDL
- a CDS encoding MFS transporter, whose product is MCVGFFGIQIGFGLQNVNTSRIFQTLGAEVDSLAILWIAAPMTGLLVQPLIGHLSDRTWGRLGRRRPYFLFGALLTTLALIAMPNSPSLWFAAAMLWVMDAAINITMEPFRAFVGDNLNEDQRTSGYAMQSVFIGAGAVFASVLPWVLSNGFDVASTAPAGVVPDSVRIAFYVGAASLLSAVLWTVFSTREYSPEQIEAFDRASALAGTAGPDQGPARSIRAYLVGGLIWLAVGAAGFAGVAIAGVEKELYVLFGGLAVFGLLQIAVGLMHRARASNGLSEIVDDIFRMPETMRGLAVVQFFSWFALFSMWIYTTPAVTAVHYNAPAPTSVGYGEGADWVGVLMGVYNGVAALAAFLIPVLARRIGRRGAHATNLVLGGLGLIGVFLIRDPALLWIPMIGVGFAWASIVSMPYAILSGAVPGRKMGVYMGIFNIFIVVPQLVAATLLGLILKSVFSGQAIWALVIGGVSFFIAAIAALRVREPVRG